The window ATGCAAAATGAAGAAATCCTGCGGCAAGCAACAGGGAATTGCATGTTAAAGCGAAGTTCGCAATGAACATCCAATCATATATCAAACATATTGAGCAACTGGATAAACAGTACCTCTGGCATCCTTTTACCCAGATGAAGGAATGGACTGAAGGGCCGCCCGTAATTATTGCGGAGGGACGCGGGTCTTTTCTGAAGGACATTTCCGGCAAATGGTATATTGACGGCGTGTCGTCTCTCTGGGTTACAGTCCATGGCCACCGGAAGAAAGAGATAGACGACGCGATAAAAAAACAGGTTGATAAGATCAGCCACTCCACCTTGTTAGGGCTCACACATCCCCCGGCAGTTTTATTGGCAGAGAAACTGGTGAGGATAGTGCAGAATTTCGAAGGTAAGAAGTTGAGAAGATGGGAGGATAAGAAGTTTTCAACCTCTCAACCTCTTAATCTCTCAACTTCTCAGCTTCCTGACTCCAAACTTCGCCGCGTCTTTTACTCCGACAACGGCTCAACCGCGGTGGAGATAGCATTGAAAATGGCCTTCCAGTACTGGAGGCATAAAGGGGTCAAAGGCAAAAAAACATTTCTCACACTTAATAACGCATATCACGGCGATACAGTGGGCGCGGTAAGTGTCGGCGGGATCGACCTGTTTCACTCCATATTTTCTCCGCTCCTGTTTAAAACCTTTAAAGCGCCGTCGCCGTATTGCTACAGGTGCGGGCCTGGTAAAAAATATCCGTCGTGCAGGCTTTTCTGTCTCCACGAGATGGAAAAAATAATGAAGGAGCATCTAAAGGAAATAGCCGCTTTGATCATCGAGCCGCTTGTTCAGGGGGCCGGAGGCATGATCGTGTCGCCGCCAGGATATTTAAAAGGAGTCAGGAAACTGTGCAGCAAATACGGCATCCTTATGATCGCCGATGAGGTTGCAACGGGCTTTGGAAGGACCGGCAGAATGTTCGCCTGTGAACATGAAGACGTAAGCCCCGACATCCTTTGCCTTGCAAAAGGCATAACAGGAGGCTGCCTGCCGCTTGCGGCTACAGTTACAAGCGAAGAAGTTTACAGTGCGTTTCTTGGTGAATACAAAGACTTGAAGACCTTTTTCCACGGGCACACATACACGGGCAATCAGTTAGCTTGTGCCGCCGCCCTCGCCAATCTTGATCTGTTCAAAAAAGAAAAGACCTTAAACAGGATGCAAAAGAAGATCGATTTACTGAAGAAAGAATTGGAGAAGATGAATTCATTTTCTCATGTCGGCGAAATAAGGCAGAGAGGGTTTATGGTTGGTATAGAGCTTGTGAAAAACAAGAAGACAAAGGAGCCTTATCCGCTCGAAGAAAAAACAGGCTGGAAGGTTTGCTGCCGTGCAAAGGAAAAAGGTTTGCTAATACGGCCCCTCGGCAGTGTTGTAGTGCTGATGCCGCCCCTCAGCATATCCCACCAGGAATTAAAAAACCTCGTACGGTTGACCGCCGAGGCCGTAAAAGAAGTCACAGGATAAGCCTGCCTCAGTTCAATCTTCTATCCAGGAACTCTTCGAGATACTGGAGCAGCTTCGGGTTATTGACCGAAACGATATAGTAATCATCTTCCGGGTCGCATTTGTAATAGGCAAGAAAATCCCTGTATAACTTTTTCCGGTCAGTGTTGAAAACCATGTAGTTGTACATGCTCTCTCCTCTCTCTGATATTCCCGTTTTTCCTGATATTCTTATCGGAATATTGAGGGGAGAGCTTTAGTGTTTTTAGCAAAAAAAACCACTGAGACACAGAGGTGATTTTGTTCTCTGTGTCTCAGTGCCTCTGTGGTTGACCTGGTTATTATTAATAACTACTTATGCGTTTCACAGGCTGCTGAACCGCAGCAGGATGAGGTCCCGCAGCTTGTAAATCCAAAGACACTATAAAGCGGGCACCAGCCTATAAAAGATGTAATGAGAGGCACAA is drawn from Nitrospirota bacterium and contains these coding sequences:
- the bioA gene encoding adenosylmethionine--8-amino-7-oxononanoate transaminase gives rise to the protein MNIQSYIKHIEQLDKQYLWHPFTQMKEWTEGPPVIIAEGRGSFLKDISGKWYIDGVSSLWVTVHGHRKKEIDDAIKKQVDKISHSTLLGLTHPPAVLLAEKLVRIVQNFEGKKLRRWEDKKFSTSQPLNLSTSQLPDSKLRRVFYSDNGSTAVEIALKMAFQYWRHKGVKGKKTFLTLNNAYHGDTVGAVSVGGIDLFHSIFSPLLFKTFKAPSPYCYRCGPGKKYPSCRLFCLHEMEKIMKEHLKEIAALIIEPLVQGAGGMIVSPPGYLKGVRKLCSKYGILMIADEVATGFGRTGRMFACEHEDVSPDILCLAKGITGGCLPLAATVTSEEVYSAFLGEYKDLKTFFHGHTYTGNQLACAAALANLDLFKKEKTLNRMQKKIDLLKKELEKMNSFSHVGEIRQRGFMVGIELVKNKKTKEPYPLEEKTGWKVCCRAKEKGLLIRPLGSVVVLMPPLSISHQELKNLVRLTAEAVKEVTG
- a CDS encoding DUF2892 domain-containing protein, which codes for MKANIGSADRTIRIVAGLAAIGLGVYFKSWLGVIGLVPLITSFIGWCPLYSVFGFTSCGTSSCCGSAACETHK